Proteins from a genomic interval of Crassostrea angulata isolate pt1a10 chromosome 7, ASM2561291v2, whole genome shotgun sequence:
- the LOC128192682 gene encoding 5-hydroxyisourate hydrolase-like isoform X5, with protein sequence MIGQWCVFIAVLITMSGGNVVPPLTTHVLDTARGIPGGGISMVLLIQTGNGEFREIERGTTTNDGRGGFLSSSSLQAGAVYKLFFDTDCYFKSIGVKGFYPYVEVVFRIEDPSQHYHVPLLLSPYGYSTYRGS encoded by the exons ATGATTGGTCAGTGGTGTGTGTTCATAGCAGTTTTG ATTACCATGAGTGGTGGAAATGTTGTACCACCACTGACCACCCATGTCTTGGACACTGCGCGTGGTATCCCCGGCGGTGGAATCAGTATGGTGCTACTAATCCAGACCGGTAATGGAGAGTTCAGGGAAATAGAAAGGGG TACCACAACCAATGATGGCCGTGGAGGTTTCCTGAGTAGTTCCTCTCTTCAGGCAGGGGCTGTGTACAAACTATTCTTTGACACAGACTGTTACTTCAAGAGCATTGGAGTCAAAGGCTTCTATCCATATGTAGAG GTTGTGTTCCGCATTGAGGACCCCTCCCAGCACTACCATGTGCCTCTGTTGCTGAGTCCCTATGGGTACTCCACGTACAGAGGAAGTTGA
- the LOC128192682 gene encoding 5-hydroxyisourate hydrolase-like isoform X1: protein MYMEGQSKSTLNRHTLIFSGRGKKKHDWSVVCVHSSFVWPFNIPNVTPTSQPEITMSGGNVVPPLTTHVLDTARGIPGGGISMVLLIQTGNGEFREIERGTTTNDGRGGFLSSSSLQAGAVYKLFFDTDCYFKSIGVKGFYPYVEVVFRIEDPSQHYHVPLLLSPYGYSTYRGS from the exons ATGTACATGGAAGGTCAGTCAAAGTCAACACTGAACAGACATACATTAATATTCTCGGGTAGAGGCAAAAAGAAACATGATTGGTCAGTGGTGTGTGTTCATAGCAGTTTTG TTTGGCCATTTAACATACCAAATGTTACCCCTACATCACAACCTGAG ATTACCATGAGTGGTGGAAATGTTGTACCACCACTGACCACCCATGTCTTGGACACTGCGCGTGGTATCCCCGGCGGTGGAATCAGTATGGTGCTACTAATCCAGACCGGTAATGGAGAGTTCAGGGAAATAGAAAGGGG TACCACAACCAATGATGGCCGTGGAGGTTTCCTGAGTAGTTCCTCTCTTCAGGCAGGGGCTGTGTACAAACTATTCTTTGACACAGACTGTTACTTCAAGAGCATTGGAGTCAAAGGCTTCTATCCATATGTAGAG GTTGTGTTCCGCATTGAGGACCCCTCCCAGCACTACCATGTGCCTCTGTTGCTGAGTCCCTATGGGTACTCCACGTACAGAGGAAGTTGA
- the LOC128192681 gene encoding kelch-like protein 3 isoform X1 encodes MSNGGGVSLVHTKSCSLSEDALALLESLPGLFRRTDGKFLSEYVFREQSHALTVLHGLNEQRKSNTLCDVIICVEGEQFPCHRNILAACSPYFLAMFTGEMKESREKEIKIDGMSPDIMKQLVDFAYTADISITQENAQQLLSAANLVQIHTIIQACCNFLEGEMDPSNCLGIHCFAEAHVCDELSEKARQYVIQHFTQVAKQEEILLLPKEKLIEFISQNDLNVGTEEVVFDAILRWVKHDPKHRIPQLADVLQYVRLPLVSPYYLFDKVDSEHLLMTAPGCRPFLDEAMKYHILKDRRMEMLSPRMIPRQCMAVETVVYITGGEIYNKNYLNCVEGYNLEGGTWVKLKDLPFSRCHHCAVVSEDMHMYIAGGYNKENVVVNNVMRYERYLDKWIKVASMNTPRAKLGMATLDGYIYAIGGYDGTSKLCSVERYCPQTNRWTYVSPLSQSVAKIVATSLNGYLYAAGGVADPSGHCVNTFQRYSPINDMWEQLSPMPAAKALSGLVPVKGTLYAVGGILQNSYATRELMSYNIERDTWTMLPQMKEVRYDPGVTTIGNKIYVLSGHNGENSFFSSIEVYDTETTRWSELPILTLPYGRCRFTCVAMDTKQA; translated from the exons ATGAGTAATGGGGGTGGAGTATCCCTGGTACACACCAAGTCATGCAGCCTCTCAGAAGATGCACTGGCTTTACTTGAAAGTCTGCCAG GATTATTTCGTAGAACAGATGGGAAGTTTTTGAGTGAGTATGTTTTTCGAGAACAATCACATGCTCTGACTGTGTTACATGGCCTCAATGAACAGAGGAAATCAAACACACTTTGTGATGTCATAATTTGTGTGGAAGGCGAACAATTTCCATGCCACAGGAACATACTGGCTGCCTGCAGTCCCTATTTTTTGGCAATGTTTACAG GAGAAATGAAAGAGAGTAGAGAGAAAGAGATAAAAATAGATGGAATGTCTCCGGACATCATGAAACAGCTGGTGGACTTTGCCTACACAGCAGACATATCCATAACACAGGAAAACGCCCAGCAGCTTTTATCTGCTGCTAACCTGGTTCAAATCCACACCATCATACAGGCTTGCTGTAACTTCCTAGAGGGAGAAATGGACCCCAGTAACTGCCTTGGGATCCACTGCTTTGCAGAGGCACATGTCTGTGACGAACTTAGCGAGAAAGCAAGACAGTACGTCATTCAGCACTTCACCCAAGTTGCCAAACAAGAGGAGATCTTGCTGCTCCCAAAAGAAAAACTGATTGAATTCATCAGTCAGAATGACTTGAATGTTGGTACTGAGGAGGTGGTGTTTGATGCCATACTCAGATGGGTGAAGCATGACCCCAAACACAGGATTCCTCAGTTGGCAGACGTGCTACAGTACGTCCGTCTGCCACTTGTCAGTCCATACTATCTGTTTGACAAGGTGGACTCAGAACATCTTCTGATGACGGCACCAGGCTGCAGACCTTTTCTGGATGAAGCCATGAAATATCACATCCTTAAG GACAGGAGAATGGAGATGCTGTCCCCGAGGATGATACCCAGACAGTGCATGGCTGTGGAGACAGTGGTGTACATCACAGGGGGTGAAATCTACAATAAGAACTATTTGAACTGTGTGGAAGGTTACAATCTGGAAGGGGGAACTTGGGTCAAACTGAAAGACTTGCCTTTCTCCCGATGTCATCACTGCGCTGTTGTCTCGGAAgacatgcacatgtacattgCTG GAGGATATAACAAAGAAAATGTAGTGGTAAACAATGTCATGAGGTATGAGAGATACCTAGACAAGTGGATCAAGGTAGCCTCGATGAACACACCCAGAGCCAAGCTTGGGATGGCTACTCTGGATGGCTACATATATGCCATTGGAGGATACGACGGAACCTCCAAACTGTGCTCTGTAGAGAGGTATTGTCCACAGACAAACAGATGGACCTATGTGTCTCCCTTGTCACAGTCCGTGGCCAAAATTGTTGCAACTTCTCTGAATGGATATCTGTATGCTGCTG GTGGAGTAGCTGATCCCTCTGGTCACTGTGTGAATACTTTCCAAAGATACAGCCCAATCAATGATATGTGGGAGCAg CTGTCCCCAATGCCAGCTGCAAAAGCACTGAGTGGTTTGGTACCAGTGAAGGGGACACTGTATGCAGTGGGAGGAATACTGCAGAACTCCTACGCCACCAGAGAACTGATGTCCTACAATATCGAAAGAGACACATGGACCATGCTGCCTCAGATGAAAGAAGTCAGATACGATCCCG GTGTTACAACCATTGGTAACAAGATTTATGTGTTGAGTGGACATAATGGAGAGAACTCCTTCTTCTCCAGTATTGAGGTGTATGACACAGAGACTACCAGGTGGTCAGAGCTTCCTATCCTGACTCTTCCGTATGGGAGGTGCAGATTTACTTGTGTTGCTATGGACACCAAACAAGCGTGA
- the LOC128192682 gene encoding 5-hydroxyisourate hydrolase-like isoform X7, with amino-acid sequence MSGGNVVPPLTTHVLDTARGIPGGGISMVLLIQTGNGEFREIERGTTTNDGRGGFLSSSSLQAGAVYKLFFDTDCYFKSIGVKGFYPYVEVVFRIEDPSQHYHVPLLLSPYGYSTYRGS; translated from the exons ATGAGTGGTGGAAATGTTGTACCACCACTGACCACCCATGTCTTGGACACTGCGCGTGGTATCCCCGGCGGTGGAATCAGTATGGTGCTACTAATCCAGACCGGTAATGGAGAGTTCAGGGAAATAGAAAGGGG TACCACAACCAATGATGGCCGTGGAGGTTTCCTGAGTAGTTCCTCTCTTCAGGCAGGGGCTGTGTACAAACTATTCTTTGACACAGACTGTTACTTCAAGAGCATTGGAGTCAAAGGCTTCTATCCATATGTAGAG GTTGTGTTCCGCATTGAGGACCCCTCCCAGCACTACCATGTGCCTCTGTTGCTGAGTCCCTATGGGTACTCCACGTACAGAGGAAGTTGA
- the LOC128192682 gene encoding 5-hydroxyisourate hydrolase-like isoform X3: MNATDRLSVLSGHLQNSTQLGEIDITMSGGNVVPPLTTHVLDTARGIPGGGISMVLLIQTGNGEFREIERGTTTNDGRGGFLSSSSLQAGAVYKLFFDTDCYFKSIGVKGFYPYVEVVFRIEDPSQHYHVPLLLSPYGYSTYRGS; this comes from the exons ATGAACGCCACAGACCGACTTTCTGTTTTATCGGGACACTTGCAAAACTCCACACAACTCGGGGAAATTGAc ATTACCATGAGTGGTGGAAATGTTGTACCACCACTGACCACCCATGTCTTGGACACTGCGCGTGGTATCCCCGGCGGTGGAATCAGTATGGTGCTACTAATCCAGACCGGTAATGGAGAGTTCAGGGAAATAGAAAGGGG TACCACAACCAATGATGGCCGTGGAGGTTTCCTGAGTAGTTCCTCTCTTCAGGCAGGGGCTGTGTACAAACTATTCTTTGACACAGACTGTTACTTCAAGAGCATTGGAGTCAAAGGCTTCTATCCATATGTAGAG GTTGTGTTCCGCATTGAGGACCCCTCCCAGCACTACCATGTGCCTCTGTTGCTGAGTCCCTATGGGTACTCCACGTACAGAGGAAGTTGA
- the LOC128192682 gene encoding 5-hydroxyisourate hydrolase-like isoform X4, with protein MHGMEKINSKLNTHVTYITMSGGNVVPPLTTHVLDTARGIPGGGISMVLLIQTGNGEFREIERGTTTNDGRGGFLSSSSLQAGAVYKLFFDTDCYFKSIGVKGFYPYVEVVFRIEDPSQHYHVPLLLSPYGYSTYRGS; from the exons ATGCATGGGATGGAGAAAATTAACTCAAAATTAAATACCCATGTTACATAT ATTACCATGAGTGGTGGAAATGTTGTACCACCACTGACCACCCATGTCTTGGACACTGCGCGTGGTATCCCCGGCGGTGGAATCAGTATGGTGCTACTAATCCAGACCGGTAATGGAGAGTTCAGGGAAATAGAAAGGGG TACCACAACCAATGATGGCCGTGGAGGTTTCCTGAGTAGTTCCTCTCTTCAGGCAGGGGCTGTGTACAAACTATTCTTTGACACAGACTGTTACTTCAAGAGCATTGGAGTCAAAGGCTTCTATCCATATGTAGAG GTTGTGTTCCGCATTGAGGACCCCTCCCAGCACTACCATGTGCCTCTGTTGCTGAGTCCCTATGGGTACTCCACGTACAGAGGAAGTTGA
- the LOC128192682 gene encoding 5-hydroxyisourate hydrolase-like isoform X6 translates to MGNFIKGINKITMSGGNVVPPLTTHVLDTARGIPGGGISMVLLIQTGNGEFREIERGTTTNDGRGGFLSSSSLQAGAVYKLFFDTDCYFKSIGVKGFYPYVEVVFRIEDPSQHYHVPLLLSPYGYSTYRGS, encoded by the exons ATGGGTAACTTTATCAAAGGAATAAACAAG ATTACCATGAGTGGTGGAAATGTTGTACCACCACTGACCACCCATGTCTTGGACACTGCGCGTGGTATCCCCGGCGGTGGAATCAGTATGGTGCTACTAATCCAGACCGGTAATGGAGAGTTCAGGGAAATAGAAAGGGG TACCACAACCAATGATGGCCGTGGAGGTTTCCTGAGTAGTTCCTCTCTTCAGGCAGGGGCTGTGTACAAACTATTCTTTGACACAGACTGTTACTTCAAGAGCATTGGAGTCAAAGGCTTCTATCCATATGTAGAG GTTGTGTTCCGCATTGAGGACCCCTCCCAGCACTACCATGTGCCTCTGTTGCTGAGTCCCTATGGGTACTCCACGTACAGAGGAAGTTGA
- the LOC128192682 gene encoding 5-hydroxyisourate hydrolase-like isoform X2, protein MIGQWCVFIAVLIPHSTCFLVWPFNIPNVTPTSQPEITMSGGNVVPPLTTHVLDTARGIPGGGISMVLLIQTGNGEFREIERGTTTNDGRGGFLSSSSLQAGAVYKLFFDTDCYFKSIGVKGFYPYVEVVFRIEDPSQHYHVPLLLSPYGYSTYRGS, encoded by the exons ATGATTGGTCAGTGGTGTGTGTTCATAGCAGTTTTG ATACCTCACAGCACGTGTTTTTTAGTTTGGCCATTTAACATACCAAATGTTACCCCTACATCACAACCTGAG ATTACCATGAGTGGTGGAAATGTTGTACCACCACTGACCACCCATGTCTTGGACACTGCGCGTGGTATCCCCGGCGGTGGAATCAGTATGGTGCTACTAATCCAGACCGGTAATGGAGAGTTCAGGGAAATAGAAAGGGG TACCACAACCAATGATGGCCGTGGAGGTTTCCTGAGTAGTTCCTCTCTTCAGGCAGGGGCTGTGTACAAACTATTCTTTGACACAGACTGTTACTTCAAGAGCATTGGAGTCAAAGGCTTCTATCCATATGTAGAG GTTGTGTTCCGCATTGAGGACCCCTCCCAGCACTACCATGTGCCTCTGTTGCTGAGTCCCTATGGGTACTCCACGTACAGAGGAAGTTGA
- the LOC128192681 gene encoding kelch-like protein 3 isoform X2, with amino-acid sequence MSNGGGVSLVHTKSCSLSEDALALLESLPGLFRRTDGKFLREMKESREKEIKIDGMSPDIMKQLVDFAYTADISITQENAQQLLSAANLVQIHTIIQACCNFLEGEMDPSNCLGIHCFAEAHVCDELSEKARQYVIQHFTQVAKQEEILLLPKEKLIEFISQNDLNVGTEEVVFDAILRWVKHDPKHRIPQLADVLQYVRLPLVSPYYLFDKVDSEHLLMTAPGCRPFLDEAMKYHILKDRRMEMLSPRMIPRQCMAVETVVYITGGEIYNKNYLNCVEGYNLEGGTWVKLKDLPFSRCHHCAVVSEDMHMYIAGGYNKENVVVNNVMRYERYLDKWIKVASMNTPRAKLGMATLDGYIYAIGGYDGTSKLCSVERYCPQTNRWTYVSPLSQSVAKIVATSLNGYLYAAGGVADPSGHCVNTFQRYSPINDMWEQLSPMPAAKALSGLVPVKGTLYAVGGILQNSYATRELMSYNIERDTWTMLPQMKEVRYDPGVTTIGNKIYVLSGHNGENSFFSSIEVYDTETTRWSELPILTLPYGRCRFTCVAMDTKQA; translated from the exons ATGAGTAATGGGGGTGGAGTATCCCTGGTACACACCAAGTCATGCAGCCTCTCAGAAGATGCACTGGCTTTACTTGAAAGTCTGCCAG GATTATTTCGTAGAACAGATGGGAAGTTTTTGA GAGAAATGAAAGAGAGTAGAGAGAAAGAGATAAAAATAGATGGAATGTCTCCGGACATCATGAAACAGCTGGTGGACTTTGCCTACACAGCAGACATATCCATAACACAGGAAAACGCCCAGCAGCTTTTATCTGCTGCTAACCTGGTTCAAATCCACACCATCATACAGGCTTGCTGTAACTTCCTAGAGGGAGAAATGGACCCCAGTAACTGCCTTGGGATCCACTGCTTTGCAGAGGCACATGTCTGTGACGAACTTAGCGAGAAAGCAAGACAGTACGTCATTCAGCACTTCACCCAAGTTGCCAAACAAGAGGAGATCTTGCTGCTCCCAAAAGAAAAACTGATTGAATTCATCAGTCAGAATGACTTGAATGTTGGTACTGAGGAGGTGGTGTTTGATGCCATACTCAGATGGGTGAAGCATGACCCCAAACACAGGATTCCTCAGTTGGCAGACGTGCTACAGTACGTCCGTCTGCCACTTGTCAGTCCATACTATCTGTTTGACAAGGTGGACTCAGAACATCTTCTGATGACGGCACCAGGCTGCAGACCTTTTCTGGATGAAGCCATGAAATATCACATCCTTAAG GACAGGAGAATGGAGATGCTGTCCCCGAGGATGATACCCAGACAGTGCATGGCTGTGGAGACAGTGGTGTACATCACAGGGGGTGAAATCTACAATAAGAACTATTTGAACTGTGTGGAAGGTTACAATCTGGAAGGGGGAACTTGGGTCAAACTGAAAGACTTGCCTTTCTCCCGATGTCATCACTGCGCTGTTGTCTCGGAAgacatgcacatgtacattgCTG GAGGATATAACAAAGAAAATGTAGTGGTAAACAATGTCATGAGGTATGAGAGATACCTAGACAAGTGGATCAAGGTAGCCTCGATGAACACACCCAGAGCCAAGCTTGGGATGGCTACTCTGGATGGCTACATATATGCCATTGGAGGATACGACGGAACCTCCAAACTGTGCTCTGTAGAGAGGTATTGTCCACAGACAAACAGATGGACCTATGTGTCTCCCTTGTCACAGTCCGTGGCCAAAATTGTTGCAACTTCTCTGAATGGATATCTGTATGCTGCTG GTGGAGTAGCTGATCCCTCTGGTCACTGTGTGAATACTTTCCAAAGATACAGCCCAATCAATGATATGTGGGAGCAg CTGTCCCCAATGCCAGCTGCAAAAGCACTGAGTGGTTTGGTACCAGTGAAGGGGACACTGTATGCAGTGGGAGGAATACTGCAGAACTCCTACGCCACCAGAGAACTGATGTCCTACAATATCGAAAGAGACACATGGACCATGCTGCCTCAGATGAAAGAAGTCAGATACGATCCCG GTGTTACAACCATTGGTAACAAGATTTATGTGTTGAGTGGACATAATGGAGAGAACTCCTTCTTCTCCAGTATTGAGGTGTATGACACAGAGACTACCAGGTGGTCAGAGCTTCCTATCCTGACTCTTCCGTATGGGAGGTGCAGATTTACTTGTGTTGCTATGGACACCAAACAAGCGTGA